The window AATTTCTTTGGCTGAATAAGAAAGTTTTATTCTGCAGAGAGGTTATGGTACCATATATAGTTGAAGTGAGAGAATTGGGCAAGAGAGTTCTGGAACTGATCTACGAAGGATTAGGATTTACTGAGGATAACTTTGATAATTATGACTTATTCTTGATGATCCACAATTATCCAGAATGCCCAGATCCCAGTTCAGCTTTGGGAGCAGCTGGACACTATGATGGGAACCTAATAACTTTCCTTCAGCAAGATGTTTATGGGCTACAACTATTCAAGGATGGCGAGTGGCTTGGGGCTGAGCCTCTTCCAAATGCATTCGTGATAAATATAGGTTTCGCCCTTGAGGTATACCTCCATCTTTATTGCAAAAGAATACGCATATATGGATTTCTTGCCCATTTTCCCAACTAATTGAGGACCTTTATTAGAACTGTTTGATTGTTTGTCTTCAGCATCTAAAAATGCTAGCCCAAGGTATTATTCACTTTGAGAGTTATTGTTCTTGATACTTGAGCAAGTAAAAGTTAAAGGGGACAattaaacaataataatattcaaGAGATGCCTGTTGGAAATtatcctgtaaaatttcatgaaaGTATGATTCTCCAAGTTTGTCCAACTGATGAATTGATTTAGTCCTACATATCCTTATCCTGAGAAGAATGACTGGATTTGAAAAAACACTAGCAAATGGAAATCTGAAGCTACGGTTTTCATCGGACAGAATTGGACGAATAGAAGCTATATATGAACATTAATTTGACTCTGTCTTCCTCATGTTTTGTCGCAGGTAATCAGCAATGGAAAGCTAAAAAGCGCCTTTCATCGAGTAGTTACAAATTCAGATCGTTTTAGGACATCATTTGCCAACTTTTTTAATCTTCCGTTTGAGAGGATTATTGAACCTGCAAAATCAGTTGTCAGTCCAAGCAATCCGCCGGTATACAGAAGGTTCTTATTCAAAGAGTATATGGAAGTTCTAATGAGCAAGAATTCTGACACCAATCCAACAGTTGACTATTTCAAAATCAAGAactaaaccaacaaataatGTTGTCTTGGATTAtatgccccccccccccccccccaacctaTTGGAATATTGATGATTTACCTAAAGCTATAGTTTCGGCAGAACTTGTCAACTAAAACAAATTCTCTACTGTATTTATAAAGAATGCTGGATCTCGTTGGCATTGTATAATGTGCAGTATAAAACTATATAATTGGTGGAAAATAAGTTCGAGTTACTCAATTGATATTTGAATGTGTTTTTAGCAGTAACTGCATCTTTCCCTTGAACACAAATCAGTCCCTGAGCTTAGAATTCTAACCTTTTGATCTACACCACCTCATATTACCTAGTGCTGAATCAATACTAGTCTTCAGCTTAAAGAAGTTATCAAGATTACGAAGGCAAAGTAGATTTCCTAAAACTCAATGCGAGGCACGAAACATATGAATTTCCTGATTGGCTCAAATACAACAGAGAGAGTTCTGATCAATTTAAAAATATAGTGTATTGCGAACAGATGAAGCTTGCAGCCATTAAATTGCAAAACAGTCATTTATACTTTGAAATTCTTGTTCAAAACGTACCCTACAAAGTAGAGATTTTAAACAATATTGGgttcaaaaaaaattgtataGTATAACATTGACATCATTGTTGACTAGACGTTATGATGATAAATCGAAAAAAAGGTATAAGTTGGCTATTGGCCAGCAGCCAACATCAAAGAAGTTAAAATTCTTCTAAAGCCATATATTATAACGTTGTCCTTCATAACAGGACACAAGATGGTCAAGAATAGCAATCATATATGTGTACAAACAATTGATCTTCTCACAAAGATAagacaaaaggaaaagaggattttttttaaaaaaaaatttaggtaTACTCCAAATTAAGACCGAGGCAGGAATCGGTGAAAGTCAAACTGAGCttcataataaaatttttaaggaTAACAtgaaatttataatataattgGAGTAAGGTAATGTTGTCATCTCTTGTACTAatgtcttttttttgttttttattttttatttttggggaGTCGGTAAGTGAAGCTATGTTCAAAGCAAGTGTACTCTATGTCAAGTTTAACTATACAACTGGAGAAAACTTATAGGGATTGCTGCAAAATACTTAAAATGAGACCAATTTCAAGGATGTGTATCATGTTTGTTTGTTAAATATACACAAACTGATTTCCTTTGGCAAGACTCATAAATTTATGCAAAGATGCAAAGTGGTTAATTTGTAATCTAAATCTAAACCAATTAATTTGATGACTTATTCTAATTGATTACAAGGAAAGTAATGAATGTTTTTTGGTCCTTGTTGTTCATGTAGGTAAGACTATTGTTGAACTTTCTTTTGGCTGGTGCTGGATAAGCACAAGCATTTTTGGCTATTTAAGACCTGCTGATCCACCAAACTTTATCAGTGCAAGTGTGTAACTGTTCTCTGAGAGAAAACATGGCAAACCTTCTTTCTAGTTGGTCTTCCGACCCGGATTCCTTGCCGGAAAAATACATTGTACCTGAAGAGAAAAGGCCAGGAGCATTGCTTGCTCCAGTAAGCAAGGACATACCAGCGATTGATCTCAGTGAGGGAGATCGAGCCAGTATAATTCAGAAAATAATGAAAGCTAGTCAAGAGTTTGGCTTTTTTCAGGTTTCTATCCGACATTAACATTTTCGAA is drawn from Coffea arabica cultivar ET-39 chromosome 1c, Coffea Arabica ET-39 HiFi, whole genome shotgun sequence and contains these coding sequences:
- the LOC113740747 gene encoding hyoscyamine 6-dioxygenase-like, translating into MASLLSSWSSNLKSLPESYAVPEDKRPGKLAPISRDIPVIDLGEADRAAVVQKIIKASQEFGLFQVINHGVTEKLMIDAMDVGKEFFSIAVEEKMKLTASAGDTQNGWELYTGAGKYSTQDFDYWKDSLLHPCHPLESCIKSWPDKPARYREVMVPYIVEVRELGKRVLELIYEGLGFTEDNFDNYDLFLMIHNYPECPDPSSALGAAGHYDGNLITFLQQDVYGLQLFKDGEWLGAEPLPNAFVINIGFALEVISNGKLKSAFHRVVTNSDRFRTSFANFFNLPFERIIEPAKSVVSPSNPPVYRRFLFKEYMEVLMSKNSDTNPTVDYFKIKN